Proteins encoded together in one Aminipila butyrica window:
- a CDS encoding DUF3885 domain-containing protein, with the protein MTPKEKLQKILKQHKPSPEVLDSPLFMLRFPYCLHTNLAEGSPYLAEGNQMNEAYVAECLNLAENMYNGLHVGTDLLIVYEDCYSEREQENIFFFESCLKGIGQTESYCFFWKFSPMKETYPAALANNQEVHVCTRRLYEAKDIDTRRLFLEIICSDIGGKYDLASKVFILDMATSCLFHLYDDRGLWVSKPAEKRAK; encoded by the coding sequence ATGACACCAAAAGAAAAACTTCAGAAAATATTAAAACAACATAAACCTTCGCCAGAGGTCCTAGACAGCCCTTTGTTTATGCTGCGTTTCCCCTATTGTTTACACACAAATCTGGCAGAAGGAAGCCCTTATTTGGCGGAGGGGAATCAAATGAATGAAGCTTATGTGGCAGAATGTTTGAACCTTGCTGAGAACATGTATAATGGGTTACATGTTGGCACAGATCTTCTTATCGTCTATGAGGATTGTTATAGTGAAAGAGAACAAGAAAACATATTTTTTTTCGAGAGTTGTCTCAAAGGAATCGGGCAAACGGAAAGCTACTGCTTTTTCTGGAAGTTTAGTCCTATGAAAGAAACCTATCCTGCTGCGCTGGCCAACAACCAAGAGGTGCATGTCTGCACCCGCAGGCTGTACGAAGCAAAGGACATTGACACGAGGCGTTTGTTTTTAGAAATCATTTGTTCCGATATAGGTGGTAAATATGATTTGGCCTCTAAAGTTTTCATTCTGGACATGGCCACCAGCTGTCTCTTTCACCTTTATGATGACAGAGGGCTATGGGTCAGTAAACCGGCAGAAAAGAGAGCAAAATAG